The following are from one region of the Neurospora crassa OR74A linkage group III, whole genome shotgun sequence genome:
- a CDS encoding MYB DNA-binding domain-containing protein — protein MCSGFIPTPSPATSQSGPLWRTSCIAVTLAGNYRVGPDYHVDYSSQEPHTAEQSQAPHSYEAHHHRPSLQHAGLPSLHEPPTHQPHHGLSQHYAQAHHPLPILTDPGHMGGHPGARHMGHSGPPHFGGPGPSPHTVVAPLYPPLTHNHGHGGGLKRQRPEDLDLTMPGISDLEQNDLDSMQHTSLGAAYAQAAAAPPQHHHHRLPDTGPPNKLLRREGEGSGGGGAPSVVGQAGMPPPAPRPRGPKLKFTPEDDQLLIDLKENKSLTWKQIADFFPGRSSGTLQVRYCTKLKAKTTQWTDETDQKLKTALQDYENEKWRIIANKVGTGFTPVACRERAAELMGEDL, from the exons ATGTGCTCTGGGTTCATACCGACACCT AGCCCGGCGACCAGCCAGAGCGGTCCGCTCTGGCGGACCTCATGCATAGCGGTCACGCTGGCGGGCAATTACCGAGTAGGTCCGGACTACCATGTCGACTATTCGTCACAGGAGCCGCATACGGCCGAGCAGAGCCAGGCTCCGCACTCCTATGAAgcgcaccaccaccgaccgTCTCTCCAACATGCCGGCCTGCCAAGCTTGCACGAGCCGCCCACTCACCAACCCCATCATGGCCTGTCCCAACATTATGCCCAAGcccatcatcctcttccgaTCCTCACAGATCCGGGCCACATGGGCGGACATCCTGGCGCACGACACATGGGCCATTCCGGACCACCTCACTTTGGCGGACCGGGTCCTTCGCCACACACTGTAGTTGCGCCGCTTTACCCGCCTTTGACGCATAACCACGGACATGGCGGTGGGTTAAAACGACAACGGCCTGAAGATCTCGATCTCACGATGCCTGGAATATCGGACCTTGAGCAAAATGACCTGGACTCCATGCAACATACGTCGTTGGGAGCAGCGTACGCACAAGCAGCAGCGGCTCCGCctcagcatcaccatcaccgcctACCAGACACCGGCCCCCCAAACAAGCTTTTAAGacgggaaggggaaggtagcggcggtggtggagctCCCAGTGTCGTTGGACAAGCAGGAATGCCACCTCCAGCCCCGAGACCAAGAGGCCCCAAGCTCAAGTTTACGCCAGAGGACGACCAGCTGCTGATCGACCTGAAGGAAAACAAGAGCTTAACCTGGAAGCAGATTGCCGACTTTTTCCCTGGGCGATCTTCAGGAACTCTTCAGGTGCGATACTGTACAAAGTTGAAGGCGAAAACAACACAATGGACGGATGAAACG GACCAAAAGCTCAAGACGGCGCTGCAAGACTACGAAAACGAGAAGTGGAGGATTATTGCCAACAAAGTTGGGACAGGATTCACCCCAGTAGCATGTCGTGAGAGAGCGGCGGAGTTGATGGGAGAGGACTTATAG